The following proteins are co-located in the Fimbriiglobus ruber genome:
- the recJ gene encoding single-stranded-DNA-specific exonuclease RecJ, translated as MPSAVKSWHLRPHDPDAAARLAAAAKTTQVVAQLLLNRGIREPAEARLFLDTPLTALHPPQLLPGIPAAVERIIRAVKDGRRICVYGDYDVDGTTGTAILLGLFALLGAKAEFYVPNRMDEGYGLNVDAIRELAKSGVSLLITVDCGITSTAEADEARRLGLELIVTDHHEMKDRLPAADVLVHPRLPGSQYPHGDLSGAGVAFKLAWAIAQAASGSDKVAPQFRAYLMNALGLAALGLVADVVPLRDENRVFVRHGLDRLTKTPSAGIKALIAASGLAEGTVLKAEDIGFRLGPRLNAAGRLECARLAVDLLTTTNPQRARELAEYLENLNQKRQAQERRAVSEAREMVEAAGYDQHAGIVLASTEWHPGVIGIVAARIADRYGRPVLLVALKEGDEPCAGSGRSIQGFPLHEALAACAGELVAHGGHAAAAGFKVLPSRVDALRERFVAHAAGHFGGAPPQSRLVLDAEVPLAALTFGLMKELDKLEPFGAENPRPRFLAAGLKVEGVPRRIGTGERHLAFRVRQGNTLVRCVAFGMGERLDELMSAGGECCLAFTPKVNEWQGHRTVEMELMDFRPGANPDLA; from the coding sequence TTGCCCTCCGCCGTTAAAAGCTGGCACCTGCGGCCGCACGACCCGGACGCCGCCGCCCGTCTCGCCGCGGCCGCCAAAACCACACAAGTCGTCGCCCAGCTATTGCTCAACCGCGGAATCCGCGAGCCGGCCGAGGCCCGGCTCTTTCTCGACACGCCCTTGACCGCCCTACACCCGCCGCAGCTCCTGCCCGGCATTCCCGCTGCGGTCGAGCGCATCATCCGCGCGGTGAAAGACGGCCGCCGGATCTGCGTGTACGGCGATTACGACGTGGACGGCACGACCGGCACCGCCATCCTCCTCGGCTTGTTCGCCTTACTCGGCGCGAAAGCCGAGTTCTACGTCCCGAACCGGATGGACGAGGGCTACGGGCTTAATGTGGACGCGATTCGCGAACTGGCCAAATCGGGCGTCTCCCTGCTGATCACCGTCGATTGCGGCATCACGAGTACCGCGGAAGCCGACGAAGCCCGGCGGCTCGGGCTCGAACTGATCGTCACCGACCACCACGAAATGAAGGACCGTCTCCCGGCGGCGGACGTCCTCGTCCACCCCCGGTTGCCCGGGTCGCAATACCCGCACGGCGATCTGTCCGGGGCCGGCGTCGCGTTCAAACTGGCGTGGGCAATCGCGCAGGCGGCCAGCGGCAGCGACAAGGTCGCCCCACAATTCCGCGCGTACCTGATGAACGCCCTCGGCCTGGCTGCCCTTGGACTGGTCGCGGACGTGGTCCCGTTGCGGGACGAAAACCGCGTCTTCGTCCGCCACGGGCTCGACCGCCTAACGAAAACCCCGTCCGCCGGGATCAAAGCCCTCATCGCGGCTTCCGGGTTGGCGGAAGGGACGGTTTTGAAAGCCGAGGACATCGGCTTCCGCCTCGGGCCGCGTCTGAACGCGGCTGGTAGACTCGAATGCGCCCGGCTGGCCGTCGACCTGCTCACCACAACTAACCCGCAAAGAGCGAGAGAACTTGCCGAATACCTGGAAAACCTGAACCAGAAACGACAGGCCCAAGAGCGGCGGGCGGTCTCCGAGGCCCGCGAGATGGTCGAGGCGGCGGGCTACGACCAGCACGCCGGGATCGTCCTCGCTTCGACGGAATGGCACCCTGGGGTCATCGGTATCGTGGCCGCGCGGATCGCCGACCGCTACGGCCGGCCGGTCTTGCTCGTGGCCCTGAAGGAAGGGGACGAGCCGTGTGCGGGGTCCGGGCGATCGATCCAGGGGTTCCCGCTCCACGAGGCGCTCGCGGCCTGCGCGGGGGAACTCGTCGCCCACGGCGGGCACGCCGCGGCGGCCGGGTTCAAGGTGCTGCCGTCCCGGGTCGACGCCCTTCGGGAGCGGTTCGTGGCACACGCGGCGGGTCACTTCGGCGGCGCCCCGCCCCAATCCCGGCTGGTACTCGATGCCGAAGTACCGCTCGCCGCTTTAACATTTGGCTTGATGAAAGAACTGGATAAGCTCGAACCGTTCGGGGCCGAGAACCCGCGGCCCCGGTTTCTCGCCGCCGGGTTGAAGGTCGAAGGCGTACCCCGGCGGATCGGCACCGGCGAGCGGCACCTCGCGTTCCGGGTCCGCCAGGGGAACACACTCGTCCGCTGCGTCGCTTTCGGCATGGGCGAGCGACTGGACGAATTGATGTCAGCGGGCGGGGAATGTTGTCTGGCGTTCACGCCCAAAGTCAACGAATGGCAGGGGCATCGAACCGTTGAGATGGAATTGATGGATTTTCGCCCCGGCGCGAATCCGGATTTGGCGTAA